The genomic interval TCCAAAGAGGATCTTCTGTTCCTTCAGCAACTGACCAAAGCGGTTCTTGACAGCTCACGAATTGCTCCCGGCCAAAGCCTTCCCGAATCTTTTGGAAAAAACAATACCGGCGGTACCCTCATCAGACCAGGTGGAAGAGATACATATCCCTCTTTCTGGATACGCGATTACGCCATGTCTGTTGAAACCGGAATGGTAAGCAATGAAGAACAAAAACACATGCTGCTATTAACGGCATCCACCCAATGTGACCAGACCTGGATTACAAAGGGTGGAAGTTTAATTCCTTATGGAGCCATTGCTGATCACATCAGGGTAGATAACTCACTGCCGGTCTATTTCCCCGGAACCTATGATTATGAAGGCCAGGGCACTAAGGAATTCGGGATGACCCCACCCTACTGTGATCAGTTCTATTTTATACAAATGGCCTATTTTTATGTCAAGTACACGGCTGACATGGCGATACTTAACGAAGAAGTGAATGGCATAAAATTGATAGACAGGCTTGAAACGGCATTTGCAGTACCGCCGTCCAATCTGAACAACCATATCGTATTTACCAATGACGCATTTCGTGGTGTTGATTTTGGATTTCGGGATGCAGTGGACATAACAGGCGAACTTTGTTATTCTTCTATCCTGAAATTTAAAGCCGCAATTCAGCTGAGTGAAATGTATGGAAAACTGAAAAACAAAACCAAAGCCGAAAAATATAAACAAATTTCCACTAAAATTGAAAATGCAATACCAGTGATTTTCCTTGATAAAAACGGAATGTTACGCGCATCAACCGGCAAAAGCAGTCAGCCGGATGTATGGAGTACGGCATTTGCTATATATCTTGGAATACTGAAAGGTAATGATCTTAATAAAGCCAGCCGGTATTTAGCAAGTGCTTATATATCAGGAACCCTGGCCTATAAAGGAAGTATTCGTCACATCCTTGTGAACGAAGATTTCAATAATAAAACTGCCTGGGAAAGTTCTATTACAGACAAAAATACCTATCAAAACGGAGCTTATTGGGGCACACCTACTGGTTGGGTCGCCTATGCCATCGCAAAAGTAGATTCTGAGGCAGCCCGTCAATTAATTATAGAATATATCAGTGAACTAAGGGAAAACGATTTTAGAAAAGGCCCTCAATTTAAATCTCCTCTCGAATGCTTCACTACTGGTAATTACGTTCGCGGCCCGGTTTATCTTACGACTGTAAGCTGCCCATATATTGTTTTGAAAAATGATTTTGCAAGCAAGTAACCGGCTAATATTAAAATTGTGTTTAAATCAAAAGTTCATAAAAAGGATTTTCTTTCATATCAAACATTCCTGAAGATCTGACGAATCTTAAAGGGCGCTTTGCAAGCATCACCCAGCATTGATACTTCATTTACAAGAAACCGCTCCTTAATGCGCTCTCATCATTTTTGTTTCTGATTGTAAATTGGGGCTAAGCATACTCATAAAAATGCCTGCGGATACCTGAATTTCGTTGGTATACTTTTTATTGGTATGGTCTTAGTATTCCAATTGAACGCTTTCGTAATCCTGTTAAATACTTGCTGTATCTGACGGGATTTTTAATGTTCTTACAGCCAAAACCTGATAGATGCAATATAAATACGATTACTCCATTTTACAGGATCAATCCTCCCTGAAATTGCTTTTGAAAGAAATATCCGGACATGCTTCTGAAATAGATTGCGATGGGTGCTTTCCCGAGATGGAATTTGGGTTATTAAGAAAATCCGGCCTGCTGACTATTACACTTCCTGGACAAGCTTTATCATTTAATTCAGGCAAGACCAAAGAATTACTTCAATTGTTAAAATCCATAGGAAAGGCAAGTTTACCTGTCGGACGGGTTTATGAAGGACATATCAACGCTCTATACCTGATTTCCCTCTTTGGTAACACGATCCAGAAGGAGCGTTGGTTCGGGGATGCTGAAAATAATTTATTCGGTGTTTGGAATACGCAAGATACGGGTGGAGTGAAAATTCATGATCTGGATAACGGTAAATACATGTTGGAAGGTGCCAAAACATTTTGTTCCGGAGCTGGCTGGATTGGCCGTCCATTAATAACCGGCGAATTAATTTCAAAAAGTAAAAAGGGTTGGCAAATGTGTGTCATTTCTACTGAAAAAGTTAAACCGATACAATCCGACAGCAGTTTTTGGAAACCACTTGGAATGCGTGCTTCAGCCAGTTACAGGATGGATTTTACAGGCATTGAAATCAACGAAGAAGATTTATTAGGACCTCCTGACTCCTATTACCAGCAACCTTATTTTGGAGGAGGTGCACTACGATTTGCAGCTGTACAGCTTGGAGGTGCAGAAGCCGTTTTAGAAGAGACCCACAGATTTTTACAAAAAATGAAACGCACCGAAGACCTTTTCCAAAGGGCACGTATTGCCGAAATCAGCTACCTGACGGAAACAGGAAATTTATGGATAAACCAGGCAGGAATAAAACTGGACGAATGGCAAAACAAGCCTGATACAACCGGGCAGATACTGGCTTATGCCAACATGACCCGGACAGTTACTGAAGATATTTGCCTGCGGTCATTACAACTGGCCGAACGTTCGGTTGGGTCGCGGGGATCAATGCGGCCACAGCCATTAGAGCGCATTCACCGTGACCTGACTACTTACTTACGTCAGCCTGCCCCGGATGCAACATTAACTGCAATTGGCGGATACGTTCTGAATCAACAAAATACAGATAAACTTTGGGACTAATACAGGAAAAAGAATGGTATGCTGATGCGGCATTACTCTCAACCGAAGATTTAAAAGATCTTGGTAAAACATTAATCGTTGCTCCGCATCCCGATGATGAATCGTTGGGTTGTGGCGGTACTATTTATTTATTAAGGCAATTACAAATTCCTGTTCATGTCGTTTTTGTGAGTGACGGAAGCATGTCACATCCCAATTCCAAAACTTATCCATCGGATAAACTGGTTGCTTTGAGGGAAATGGAAGCTATTGAAGCTTTGAAAATTCTGGATGTTAACAGTAAGGCAATTTCATTTTTACGCCTGAAAGACAGCAAATTACCAACCTGCCAAATGCCCGGTTTTGAGGACGCTGTGAAATTAGTAAGTGATGTCATCAAGAAATTTGAAACGGAAACTATATTCGTTCCGTGGCAGCGTGATCCGCATCCTGACCATCGCGCAACCTGGCAAATTGTAGATCAGGCGGTTAAAGAATCTCAGAAGCCTGTCAGAAGCCTGGAATATTTTATCTGGCTTTGGGAACGGGCAGGTTCAAGTGATCTGCCGAAACATGGTGAGTGCAACGTGTTGAAAGTAAATATTCAAACAGCCAAAGACCATAAAATGAAAGCCATTGCAGCTCATATTTCTCAAACAACCGATCTCATAAATGATGATCCGGATGGATTTACGCTATCGCCGGAAGTACTGGCTCATTTTGATAAAACATTCGAAATATTTGTCGAAAAACCTTAATGTTAACTTTATGTCAGACCACAAAAAAACTTTACCGGAAGACTATTTCAATGATGTGTATCGCAATAATAACGATCCCTGGAATTTTGAAACCAGTGAATATGAGTTAAATAAATACAAGGCCACTATCCGTGCATTAGCAAGAAATTCGTATAAAAACATCTTTGAAATCGGCTGTTCAATTGGTGTCCTGAGCGAAATGCTTGCACCTAAATGTGACCAACTTCTGACAATTGACGCAGCAGAAGCACCACTTGTCAAAGCGAGAGAAAGGCTAAAAAAATATTCAAATGTGTCAGTTCAAAAAATGGCCGTGCCTGATCAGTTTCCTGATCAAAAGTTTGATCTGATCCTTATTTCGGAAGTAGGATATTACCTTGCCATGTCTGATCTGGAACGTTTAATGGAACAAATATTAGCGCATTTGGAAACAAACGGACAACTTCTATTGGTGCACTGGACGCCGGAAGTGCACGATTATCCTTTAACCGGTGATGAAGTACACGATGCTTTTATGAAACTATGCGGCAACGGCAAGCCCCTAAAACACCTGCTCAACCAGCGTGAGAAAACGTATCGGCTTGATTCGTTTGAAAAACAATAGTATGGGGTTTTTTAATAAATTCTCTTAGCTCAATAATGGCCTGGTCAATAGGCTGTAAACCACGGTCTTTCTGAATTTCTGAGTTTATTTTTTGATTGACCGAATCCCATAATGACCCGAAATAATTGGCAGTAATTATTTTATCAAGCAACCACTCCGCGTTCACTCGAAGTATAGAGGCCATTTCATCAATCTCATTTTGAATGATAAACTGCTTTTTCGTAAAGTCGCACCAACATTTACGTAACCGGTTCCTAATGCCGAACATTTGAAGCAAAGGCGCAACTTCCTCCACCATTTGCGTTTTATTCGCTTCCTCTTCCTCTTTCCATTTTTTCAGCTGTTCTGAAAACCCAATCATAACCCTGCCGTTGATCCGGGTAGAAGTATACACTTTTACTTTA from Dyadobacter sp. NIV53 carries:
- a CDS encoding PIG-L deacetylase family protein; the encoded protein is MGLIQEKEWYADAALLSTEDLKDLGKTLIVAPHPDDESLGCGGTIYLLRQLQIPVHVVFVSDGSMSHPNSKTYPSDKLVALREMEAIEALKILDVNSKAISFLRLKDSKLPTCQMPGFEDAVKLVSDVIKKFETETIFVPWQRDPHPDHRATWQIVDQAVKESQKPVRSLEYFIWLWERAGSSDLPKHGECNVLKVNIQTAKDHKMKAIAAHISQTTDLINDDPDGFTLSPEVLAHFDKTFEIFVEKP
- a CDS encoding SAM-dependent methyltransferase — its product is MSDHKKTLPEDYFNDVYRNNNDPWNFETSEYELNKYKATIRALARNSYKNIFEIGCSIGVLSEMLAPKCDQLLTIDAAEAPLVKARERLKKYSNVSVQKMAVPDQFPDQKFDLILISEVGYYLAMSDLERLMEQILAHLETNGQLLLVHWTPEVHDYPLTGDEVHDAFMKLCGNGKPLKHLLNQREKTYRLDSFEKQ
- a CDS encoding acyl-CoA dehydrogenase family protein; protein product: MQYKYDYSILQDQSSLKLLLKEISGHASEIDCDGCFPEMEFGLLRKSGLLTITLPGQALSFNSGKTKELLQLLKSIGKASLPVGRVYEGHINALYLISLFGNTIQKERWFGDAENNLFGVWNTQDTGGVKIHDLDNGKYMLEGAKTFCSGAGWIGRPLITGELISKSKKGWQMCVISTEKVKPIQSDSSFWKPLGMRASASYRMDFTGIEINEEDLLGPPDSYYQQPYFGGGALRFAAVQLGGAEAVLEETHRFLQKMKRTEDLFQRARIAEISYLTETGNLWINQAGIKLDEWQNKPDTTGQILAYANMTRTVTEDICLRSLQLAERSVGSRGSMRPQPLERIHRDLTTYLRQPAPDATLTAIGGYVLNQQNTDKLWD